A window from Cryptomeria japonica chromosome 1, Sugi_1.0, whole genome shotgun sequence encodes these proteins:
- the LOC131046443 gene encoding pentatricopeptide repeat-containing protein At3g12770, which translates to MVAAMASATLTLPLPQPKHQHHLQPKAHTTHSITYPKQKNPSLLTATQYPSLKDSLCNPNFETDNHNTCTHYASLLQACVETQSLTYGRQLHARVLIAGLQQDLLVATKIINMYAVCSHLTEALKVFESIDIGYRNIFLWNGLIKGYVKNEQFEEAIEFYCRMQRDAFNVQPDHYTFSCLLKACAGSHALQLGIQIHLNIIRSGYESYSFVSSALVDMYSKCCSMEDARKVLNEMPQTDVVAWSSMIAGYVQNECWKEALDMFRDMVGRGLKPNSVTVASILPACFVLGKCREVHGYVVRSEFQGNVFVGNALLGAYGKCGRVDVSRQLFARMPQRDAVSWNTIIAGYVQKGDAHEALKIFNEMQEDGVVKPDTMTISSILPACAHSASLQQGMEIHGYIIRNQIECNSYVWTALIDMYAKCGSTQIACRVFDNMPHRDVVAWTAMIAGYGINGQGKEAVFLFKQMQQAGITPNHITFTAILSACSHAGLLTEGWLHFYCMNRDFKLTPRVEHYTCLVDLLGRAGHLDEAENLIANMPIKPDAGVWGALMSACRIHCNIKLGEWAAKHLFELEPDKAGHAVLLSNMYATAGRWDDVAKVRAMMKERGLKPRPGCSWIVVDNKLHTFQVEDRTHPQWEEIYTMLQILARQMKEAGYVPATNFVLQNIEEKQKESILCNHSERLAIAFGLIRTHPGKVIRINKNLRVCGDCHSATKFISKIVKRDIIVRDTNRFHHFRDGLCSCGDYW; encoded by the exons ATGGTTGCAGCCATGGCATCAGCTACGTTAACCCTTCCTCTTCCACAGCCAAAACATCAGCACCACCTCCAACCGAAGGCTCACACCACGCACTCTATCACATATCCAAAACAAAAGAATCCATCTCTTTTGACTGCAACGCAATACCCATCATTGAAGGATTCCCTCTGCAATCCCAATTTCGAGACAGACAATCATAATACTTGTACACACTACGCCTCTCTTCTGCAAGCCTGTGTCGAGACACAGTCTCTCACATATGGCAGGCAACTTCATGCTCGCGTACTCATTGCCGGCCTACAACAAGACCTCCTTGTTGCCACCAAAATCATCAACATGTATGCTGTCTGCAGCCATCTCACAGAAGCTCTCAAGGTCTTCGAAAGCATAGACATAGGCTATCGGAACATATTCTTGTGGAATGGGTTAATCAAAGGCTATGTGAAAAATGAACAGTTTGAGGAGGCGATTGAGTTTTATTGCCGAATGCAGAGAGATGCATTTAATGTGCAGCCGGATCATTATACATTTTCCTGCCTTCTCAAGGCCTGCGCAGGTTCGCATGCCCTGCAATTGGGAATACAAATTCATCTCAACATAATTCGGAGTGGGTATGAGTCGTATTCGTTTGTGAGCAGCGCACTTGTTGATATGTACTCGAAGTGTTGCAGTATGGAGGATGCGCGCAAAGTGCTTAATGAAATGCCTCAAACAGATGTTGTAGCGTGGAGCTCCATGATTGCAGGGTATGTTCAGAATGAATGTTGGAAGGAGGCGCTGGATATGTTTAGGGATATGGTGGGGAGAGGTTTGAAGCCGAATTCGGTGACTGTTGCGAGTATTTTGCCAGCCTGTTTTGTGCTAGGGAAGTGCAGAGAAGTGCATGGTTATGTTGTTCGCAGTGAGTTTCAGGGGAATGTTTTTGTTGGTAATGCGCTATTGGGTGCATATGGGAAATGCGGGAGGGTGGATGTTTCACGCCAATTGTTTGCCAGAATGCCTCAGAGGGATGCTGTTTCCTGGAATACCATAATTGCAG GGTATGTGCAGAAAGGTGATGCTCATGAGGCCTTAAAGATTTTCAATGAGATGCAAGAAGACGGTGTTGTGAAGCCTGACACAATGACTATCTCAAGTATTCTGCCTGCATGTGCTCACTCAGCGTCTCTTCAGCAGGGTATGGAAATCCATGGATACATAATCAGAAATCAAATTGAGTGTAATTCATACGTGTGGACTGCACTCATAGACATGTACGCAAAATGTGGGAGCACACAGATTGCTTGCCGGGTGTTTGATAACATGCCTCATAGAGATGTCGTTGCCTGGACAGCAATGATCGCTGGATATGGAATTAATGGGCAGGGCAAGGAAGCTGTTTTTCTCTTTAAGCAAATGCAGCAGGCAGGCATAACACCAAACCACATTACCTTTACGGCCATTTTGTCTGCATGCAGCCATGCTGGACTACTGACTGAAGGCTGGTTGCACTTTTATTGTATGAACCGAGATTTTAAGCTGACACCAAGGGTTGAGCATTATActtgtttggttgaccttctggGTCGTGCAGGGCATCTAGATGAGGCCGAAAATCTTATAGCAAATATGCCTATAAAGCCTGATGCTGGTGTTTGGGGAGCATTGATGAGTGCCTGCAGAATCCATTGCAATATTAAGTTAGGTGAATGGGCTGCAAAACATCTTTTTGAGCTAGAGCCTGATAAGGCTGGACATGCTGTACTTCTGTCAAATATGTATGCTACTGCTGGCAGGTGGGATGATGTAGCGAAGGTAAGGGCAATGATGAAGGAGAGGGGATTGAAGCCCAGGCCTGGATGCAGTTGGATTGTGGTTGATAACAAGCTTCATACATTCCAAGTAGAGGACAGAACACACCCTCAATGGGAAGAAATTTATACAATGCTTCAGATCTTGGCTAGGCAGATGAAAGAGGCTGGCTATGTGCCAGCAACAAACTTTGTATTGCAAAATATAGAGGAGAAGCAAAAAGAATCGATCCTTTGTAATCATAGTGAAAGGCTGGCTATTGCTTTTGGACTTATCAGAACCCACCCAGGAAAAGTTATCCGGATCAACAAGAACCTTCGAGTGTGTGGTGATTGTCATAGTGCCACTAAGTTCATATCCAAGATTGTGAAGAGAGATATTATTGTAAGGGACACAAACCGTTTTCATCATTTCAGGGATGGGTTGTGTAGCTGTGGTGATTATTGGTAG